The following proteins are co-located in the Acidimicrobiales bacterium genome:
- a CDS encoding EAL domain-containing protein, whose translation MISAPVLAIAAVLGAVVISWTTTSSAISHRTAANEANNLRHSAATVAFADAMYGATGSLDNRGLAEALATLDGEHDRALARLDSDERSLADAEITAIVNCGMALRSGDVGEMPPHDHDDLAILLDAAATRASNMADQAETRARYASIVSFTAAMLAAATSMRWRQRVQRDELAARAEIKAGLRTEALLNDSPEVIVVIAPDGSLSYASASLARTFGPNAIRTIDDIVAHTTALERVSLHRHLRGEGAIRRSRVFRLHVDSGDLHSFEVRVSDLTDDTLVDGHLVTMRDVTHELALKSTLQRQALIDELTGLPNRRALEPELERAKATVRNGTGVAALLMLDLDGFKATNDTLGHAAGDRLLQLVTRRLSDVLRDDETLLRLGGDEFALVASRARDIDAVMKLAERLLETMRLPFRLHERSESLRTSIGIAIVDDAERSDDMLRHADTALYEAKRRGGDMAVVFEPQMNHELDAFNAMGRALRSADFDREFRLVYQPIFDTTDGRLSSVGTLLRWDSPVLGSVSPAEFIPVAEKSGLICEIGHWVLAGALEQIQAWDAAGMDSSVKVSVNVSNRQISEPRFADGVLAMLHEFGIEPGRLVLEVTETAMLENGGNGLERIERLRHAGVRFALDDFGTGYSNMEKLLTLPFDILKIDRSLLMMLGEMREQTSCSPGEPCAILGAIVSIASALGAPIVAEGVETEAQLTNLKASGVAYVQGFLLGRPDDASKILASSTSAVATVGL comes from the coding sequence GTGATATCTGCGCCTGTGCTCGCCATAGCGGCCGTTCTAGGAGCGGTGGTCATCTCTTGGACCACGACCAGTTCGGCCATTTCACACCGGACGGCCGCGAATGAGGCCAACAACCTCAGGCACTCTGCGGCGACGGTCGCCTTCGCCGACGCCATGTACGGAGCCACGGGGTCCCTCGACAACCGTGGCCTGGCGGAAGCTCTGGCAACGCTGGACGGCGAACACGACCGTGCGCTGGCCAGGCTGGACTCCGACGAACGCTCACTCGCCGACGCCGAGATCACTGCGATCGTCAACTGCGGGATGGCGCTGCGCAGCGGAGACGTCGGCGAAATGCCACCACACGACCACGACGACTTGGCGATACTTCTCGATGCCGCAGCTACGCGGGCTTCGAACATGGCAGACCAGGCCGAGACCCGTGCGCGCTATGCATCGATCGTGTCCTTCACGGCTGCGATGCTGGCCGCCGCCACATCGATGCGATGGCGCCAGAGGGTGCAGCGCGACGAGTTGGCGGCAAGGGCCGAAATAAAGGCTGGGCTTCGCACCGAGGCCCTTTTGAACGACTCGCCCGAGGTGATCGTCGTCATCGCGCCCGACGGTTCACTGAGCTACGCGTCGGCTTCGCTTGCGCGGACCTTCGGGCCCAACGCCATCCGCACGATCGACGACATCGTCGCCCACACCACCGCACTAGAGCGTGTATCGCTGCACCGCCATCTTCGGGGCGAGGGGGCAATACGGCGGTCTCGCGTGTTCAGGCTCCACGTCGACTCGGGTGACCTTCACAGCTTCGAGGTGCGGGTATCGGATCTCACCGACGACACATTGGTCGACGGTCACTTGGTGACCATGCGCGACGTAACCCACGAACTGGCGCTCAAGTCGACCTTGCAGCGCCAGGCGCTGATCGATGAGCTGACAGGTCTCCCCAACCGTCGTGCCCTAGAGCCCGAGCTCGAGCGCGCAAAGGCCACGGTTCGCAACGGAACCGGTGTCGCGGCCCTGTTGATGCTGGACCTCGACGGCTTCAAGGCGACCAATGACACTCTCGGGCACGCCGCCGGAGACCGGCTGCTGCAGTTGGTGACAAGACGCCTGTCCGATGTGTTGCGCGACGACGAGACCCTGCTTCGGCTGGGTGGTGACGAGTTTGCGCTGGTGGCCTCGCGGGCCCGCGACATCGATGCGGTCATGAAGCTGGCCGAGAGGCTGCTCGAAACGATGCGGCTCCCGTTCCGTCTACACGAGCGGTCCGAAAGCCTGCGCACCAGCATCGGCATCGCCATCGTCGACGACGCCGAACGCTCCGACGACATGCTGCGCCACGCCGACACAGCCCTCTACGAGGCCAAACGCCGCGGCGGTGATATGGCTGTTGTCTTCGAGCCTCAGATGAACCACGAACTCGACGCGTTCAATGCGATGGGCAGGGCGCTGCGGTCGGCTGATTTCGATCGCGAGTTCAGGCTCGTCTACCAGCCGATCTTCGATACAACGGACGGCCGGCTCAGCAGCGTCGGAACCTTGTTGCGCTGGGACAGTCCCGTACTGGGCTCGGTTTCGCCTGCCGAGTTCATCCCCGTCGCTGAGAAGTCGGGCCTGATCTGCGAAATCGGGCACTGGGTGCTCGCTGGCGCCCTCGAACAGATCCAAGCCTGGGATGCAGCGGGGATGGACAGCTCGGTCAAGGTCTCGGTCAATGTCTCCAATCGACAGATCAGCGAACCCCGCTTCGCCGATGGTGTCCTCGCGATGCTTCACGAGTTCGGAATCGAGCCAGGGCGCCTGGTGCTCGAGGTCACCGAGACGGCCATGCTCGAAAACGGTGGCAACGGGCTCGAACGCATCGAACGCCTGCGCCATGCCGGCGTGCGATTTGCCCTGGACGACTTCGGAACCGGGTACTCGAACATGGAGAAGCTGCTGACACTCCCGTTCGACATATTGAAGATCGACCGGTCGTTGCTGATGATGCTGGGCGAGATGAGAGAGCAGACATCGTGCAGTCCCGGCGAGCCGTGCGCGATTCTGGGAGCGATCGTGTCCATCGCATCGGCACTTGGCGCACCAATAGTTGCCGAAGGCGTCGAGACCGAGGCCCAGCTGACGAACTTGAAAGCGTCGGGCGTCGCATACGTGCAGGGCTTCCTGCTCGGCCGCCCCGACGATGCCAGCAAGATCCTGGCGTCATCGACCAGCGCCGTCGCCACCGTTGGCCTGTAG